The Candidatus Neomarinimicrobiota bacterium nucleotide sequence TGAATGGGCCCTGATGCCCATGGAGGAAAGGATTCCCTATTATGAGGGCCTGGTTAGCAAAACAGCAGCAATAGCAGAGGATTGGGTCTTTGCTGCCGCAAAAGCAAAGTCGATTCCCACAGATTCACCGCTCGTGGGTGAAGAGTGGTCCTCAGGACCATGGGCATTCATTTATGGAGTTGACAGTATTCTTGGTACGCTGCGGGCACTGAGCCAAGGGAAACCCCCTCCTATTGGTAAGGTCCGAGAAAGGTCTGATGGACAGATTATTGCGAATATTTTCCCAAACAGTATTTATCACAGGCTGCTTCTGAATGGTATCCGGGGTGAAGTGTGGATGCAAAGTGAAGTTACTCGGGAAAACCTTCACGATAATATGGCCGTCGCTTATAAGAATGGTGAATCAAAGGGGCAGTTGTCTCTTGTGTTGGGTGCTGGCAACGTTACCAGCATACCTTCCTTGGACGTTCTTGATAGGCTGTTTGCCCACAAGTCAGTTTGTCTACTGAAACTTCATCCTCTAAACGACTATCTTGAGGAATTCTTTCTTGAGATTTTTCAGGATTTTATCTCAGCCGGTTTTGTTCAGATCGTTACCGGTGGGGCAGATATCGGCAAATATCTATGTGGTCATGAATATGTTGACCATATACACATCACTGGCGGGGACAAGACCTATGAAGCTATTGTTTACGGGCCGGGGCCGGATGGCCAGTCCCGGAAAGAACGGGATGAGCCCATAACGAACAAATCCATGACTGCCGAGCTGGGATGTGTTTCTCCTGTCATTGTTGTGCCGGGGCCGTGGTCTGAAGCTGACATCAAATTTCAGGCGGAGAATATCGCCTCGCAAAAAATGCACAATGGTGGTTTTAACTGTATCGCCAGTCAGATCCTGGTCCTTCCGGGAACCTGGGACAGGAGTAAGGGCCTGCTGGACAGTGTTCGCAGCACTATTGAGAGTATGGCACCCAGAGAACCGTACTATACCGGAGCTGGTAACCGTTATGATGCCGTGAAAAATGCATATCCCAACGGCGAACTACTTGATGAACCCGGTGAATGTCAGGTACCACGAATGCTGATCACCGGTCTCGATGCGGATGACCGCGAGCAGTATGTCTTCAATAAAGAGGTCTTCGTAGGTGTGCTGGGTCAGACGGCCCTACCTGGTGCTGATGCAGGTGAGTTCTTACAGAATGCAGTACAGTTCTGTAATGAAAAACTGTGGGGAACGCTGGGCGCTAGTATCATCATCCATCCCAAGACCATGAAAGAACTTGGGGCTGAGTTCGAAGATGCCATAGGGGACTTGCGCTACGGTGCCATCGGTGTAAATGCGTGGTGCGCTCTGGCATTTCTGACAGCGGAATCGACCTGGGGAGCTTTCCCGGGTCATGTAAGATCAGATATCCAGAGTGGTACGGGTGTTGTGCACAATTCACGGCTTTTCGAAAAACCGGAGAAGACAGTAGTTTATGCGCCTTTTACTCCGTTTCCTCGCAATCTCATAACAGGTGAAATGCATATGTTCCCTAAACCGCCTTGGTTTGTAAAAAACAAACAGGCACACAATGTTTCTAAGAGGTTTACTTATTTCCAGGCAAAGCCAGGCCCCATGCATCTACCGGGGCTGTTCTTTTACGCCCTACGGGGATAGAAGAAAAACTCCTTCTTTATAGACAGACAGGCTTATTTGATTACCGGGGTGATAGGATTTGAACCTACGCTCCCTGCTTTTCGGAGAGTATTCATCTGACAAAAAATAGTAAACCAACCGTAATCACTGCAAGAATGACCAATACATACGGCATTAACCTTGCAAAATACAGTGTCATAATCATTCTATTACTGGTGTTCAAGTGTGGGAACGGTCTATTTTCCGGTATGCCCACACCCAAAAAGTCACACAGCGGTCCCCAACCGTCCTTCACGTCAAATATCAGCAGATCTTCTTCAGGTACAGTTTGCCTCACATTTTGAATATGATCTTGATATACCCTGCTAGCAAATTCTTTGTTGCTAAACCTGCCCTTAAAGAGGCCGTCCCAGATCAACAGATCGGTCATTTCAATAAACTGTCCCATAGGAGGAATGATACGCTGCAGCCATACCGGAACAGTTGAGGGCACCCTGTAAATAGTCCTGACCGTACTCTGATACCACGAATCCGTGTCCCGTACCGTAAGGATAATTTTTGCGTCTGGGTATCTCGTTTTTAGTTCGTTGTAGAACAGGCTGGCAGGGAAATCCACAGTGGCATTGAACTTCTTAAATATATAGTCCCAATCCACTGGCTTGTCCCTTCCCGCATCGCGCCACGCCCTGATATGTTTTGGCCGTTTGATGACACTTTTCATGTGGTAGCATTTGCCGAAACCGAGGAGTTCTAACGCAACTTTTAAAGACAGCGTGCCTGTGCGGCCGAATCCTGCACCGATAACTTTCATACAACTTAAGAATCTGGCGGTGTGTTACATATTGTTACAAAGGAGGGTGGTTATAGGCTTTTTCATTATTGCAAATAATTACCCTATAGTGTGGCTCCTTAAGATTGGGAATTAGGTTGAGAAGGATCAATTTTCTTTACTAAGTGTAGTTGCTATAGCTGCCTCTGCAAGAGTGGACATTATTTTGTATCCATTCTTGTTTGGATGAACACCATCATAAGTGTAATCCTTTATTAACCCTTTTTTATCATCTACCATTAACGAATAATAATCAAGATACATGATTTCATTATTTAGAGCATAATTCCTGATGATCTCATTTAAAGCGTTGATCTTTTCAACGGGATTAAGTCCGGTCTTCCAAGTGTAATCATACACTGGTAGGACCGAACAAATAATAATCTTTATATCATTAATTATTGATAGTTCAGCCATTGAAATAATATTATTGGCTATCATTTCAATGGTTGAAGGACCAGTATTCTCAGCTATGTCATTGGTCCCAGCTAATATAATTACTAGTTCCGGGTTTAGATTGATAACGTCGGCTCTGAACCTTAATAACATTTGCGGAGTTGTTTGTCCGCTGATACCGCGATTGATATATGGTTTACCTGAAAAGAATTCGGGGTGAATCGTCTTCCACCCTTCAGTAATTGAATTACCCATAAATACTATTCTATTCCCATTTGAAGGAGTTAACGCGAGTTCTGCATTTTCATTTCTGTATCGGCTAAAATTGGCCCAATCTTGAGCAGACACAACAGTGTCTTGAGCGGACACAATACTCAAAAGAAAAAATGCATAAAATAATTTATTGGATTTTTCCCTCAACATTGTCTCTCTTTCATGCCGACCGTTTCCAGGTCGGTTTCCAGGTTGAGATTGAGAAACTGGTTTAGGAGTGTGACAACGACTTGTTTCACTGCTAAAATACCTCGTATAACCATTTACCTGTCCTGACAACAATTAGTAATGTGCAGAACCAACTGAAGGACAAAAGTATTAGCATCAATAAAACTACCATCCAGATGACGTAATAACTTTCACCGCGAAGCAAACCCTGACTTACAATGATATAAACACCAAAGGCATTGGGTATTAGGAAGCTGAGCTTGGCAATTTTTTCCACACCTTCATTCGTAATCCCGATCCAATCAATTATTTTCTTTAACCGAAAGTTGAAAAGAATACTCATGATCCTGTATCTACATTACATGATGAGGTTTCCATTTATGCTTTTTGGGATAACGCTCACAATAAAGAAATTATTATCTTGATTAACTTGATCATCTGAAAAAACAGTTACTGGATATAAAATGTAAGAGTAGCCCAATTCGATTCGTAGTCAAAATCTTTCTTGTCACTTTTCACCATATGGATGAGACGGATATACCACTCGCCACTTTCAATTAATTCTATCTTTCCAAATCCTTTAGCATCAGTTCTTGTCGTAATTGCTTCTTCATGACTGCCATCATCGGAATGTCCGTGGAAATCGCCATGGCTTGCGTAGACAAGTTGATTGGCTACAGGCTTGCCGTCTCGGAGAACCTGGAACGCCATTTCATCTCCCTTTTGAAGTTTGTAAGGATTTTGAGAAGGGATGATCTCAATTGGGTAGCCGAGATTGGCGTTGAATGACCCGGTTCGTTTGGTACCTACCTGAATCACGGTTTTGACATGTTTGGAGTAAAGCTCCCGGGCGGGCTGATTAGTTTCACCACTTTTCTTGCGTTCCGCCAAAACATCCGTGACCCCGTCATGTGTCAGATAACCATTGAAATCTTCGGCGGAGAGTTCAATAGTATTTGTCTTTGTTGAGACACCTACCACGTGGGTTCCGGTTTTATTCATCTCTAAATCAAGTAAAGTTTCATACCACCCGTCTCGCCATTGCTTTTTGTCGATACTCTTTCGTTTACCGTTGGGATCTACCATGCTGACATCAATCATTCGGTCCCTGGTAATGATATTTTCACTTTTCTCAAACGTTCCGTTATAGAGTGCGACCGTTATACTTGTATTTGGCTCAACAATATATAATCGCAGTTTCAGAAACATATCGTGCGCGGTGAGAAGGGAGACACCGAGCAACAGAGTGATGCATAAAGCTGTAAACTTCTTCATAATTGATCCTCTACTTTCGGTTGGTTGTTATTTTTATAGCTATTAATTAAAAGTTATTTTGAGAAGAGATTCTTCAACATGATTATTTTATCGTATTTCTCTCGATGAGATCCAATATTGATACTGAAACTTCTTCATAGGCTTCTTGTATCAACCAGTGACCAGCATCTATTTCAACAAATTGATAGGGTCCCATCATATATTTTTTAGTTAACTCAGCTCCTGTCCTGCCCAGAGCAATATCCTTATTACCCCAAATTAATTGACTAGGCGTTTTTACTTCACCGAAAGTGATCAAATTATCATCAGTGATCTTTGTACCAATGTTAGCCCTGTACCAATTTAATGCAGCTTTCAGTGCGCCTTCCTGATTGAAGACATTCATGTAAACCTCAATTTGATCATCAGTACTCTTTCTCCAGATTTTTTTCAAATTTCGATAGTTGTTAAATGAAAAATAAAATTCCGGTATAAGAGGAAGTCTAAAGAAACCGAAGTATCTGCTCTTTTTTCTTTGATCTTTATCGTTTTGATACGCTGTACGAAATGCTAACATATGGGGGACTGACATTGCTGTCCAGCTAAGAACACGATCCGGCTTTAATGCAACAACCCCCCAGCCAATAGATGAACCCCAATCATGACCCACTAAATGGAACTTCTCAAATTCGAAAGAATCTGCAATGGAAAACACATCAGCCACTATTTTCTTCATGGTGTATTCAGTTATCTGCTTTGGCCGAGCTTTGGAGCTGTAACCTCTCTGATCTGGAGCAACAACTTTATGTCCCTTACCTGAAATCAGTTTCATTAGATCGATCCACATGTGGGATGTTTCAGGGAAACCATGAAGGAGAATAACACCATCGCCATCGTTTGACATACCCGCCACCCGGCAATCAAAAACAAAATTGCCAATATTTACTTCAGCTATGGATATATCTTGGATTTGAATTTTCTGTTTTGGGTTCGTTGATTTTTCTTGACAGGCAATATTTTGTAAGATCAGAATGATTATAATAAATAATTTTATCATTATCTTCTAACATAATTCATTAATTATCAATACTCCTACAGACCAAAAACTCTGCTAGCAAAGTTACAAACCCAAACCTATCGAACTATGAGACCTATTGGAGGTCTTCTAATTAATCGACTAGCGTGATGATCTAAATGATTTATGAAATTTATGCTGGATGTGGATGGGGGGAACTTATTTTTTTTTCATTTTTAAAATATACCGTCAGCAAAAATGATGTAATGAAATATAAAATAAGTGCATAAACATAAACGCCATTTAAACCAAACCAGTTATAATTTTGAAAATAGAGCAAGCTAAATACCAAAATCAACTTCACAGATTCTGCTGCCAACGCATAATTGCGTTGATCTAATGTAGATGTGAATGAGAAAATGTTGGCAATAAGAATAACCGCGTATAGATAATTCATGGTTGTACTGAAACTTGGAATAATTGAAAAAAAATGGAACATCAATATGTTCGTTATCACAAGCTGTGTCCATGACCAGGCAATCAACAACGGTGAATTTTTCGTATTATATTTTATTTGTTTTTTTGGATCTGCGATCGTCTGAAGTGGATATTTTTCTTTTACATCAGCCGGGCGCCAACCGGTGGGCATAAACCAGATCCGTAGCTTATCAAGGACCCGTTCCGTGTGCCAAGCATCTTTGATCAGATGCCACATATGCTTGAAATTAATTATCATAGGATTCCAGGTCTTCATCTGTTTAAGTGTACCATAGACCGGGTTTACATTATCTAGTTCCGGCTGGAAGGTTCCAAACAGCTTATCCCAGATAATTAAGATCTGGCTATAGTTTTTGTCGATATACTCAGGATTAATCGCGTGGTGGACCCTGTGATGAGATGGCGTAACCAGGATATATTCTAACAAGCCCAGTTTACCGATCAGTTGTGTGTGATACCAGAACTGCATAAAAAGATGCAAAGGGCCCAGAATTGCGAAAATTGCGGCAGGAACACCTAACAATGCTGCGGGTATCATAAAAATTGCCGAAAAGCGTAGCGTATTTGAAATCGACTGGCGCAGGGCGCAGGAAAGGTTAAAATCTTCGCTGCTGTGGTGGATTATATGTCTGTTCCAGAAAATATTTACGCGATGATTTAGCCGATGCATCCAGTAGCCGGAAAAATCTTGAACCATAAAAGCTATAACAACGGCAAGCCAGACGGGCTCCAGCTTATAGACAGTCATATGATCGACCAACCAGGCATAACTGATGATTGCAAAGCTAAATTTTACTCCATCACGGATCGTATTTGTAATTCCGGAGCTCAGGCTTGAGATTACATCTGCAGAACGGTTGATTTCTACTCCTTTGAATTTCGCAGCTATCGCTTCAAAAAGAATAAGCACTATAAAAGTGGGAATCACAAAGAATAGGGATTTTATGTAGAATTGCATTTCCGCCGTGTTTGTTTAAGGTTGTTTAAACAATTATTAGCCTAATTAGGAATTACTCCAATGAAACAATATTGCACTTACCAGTTCTAAATGTCTATTAACAATAATCCCGCCGGGCGGGTGTTACAATTACTCAACAA carries:
- a CDS encoding DUF4198 domain-containing protein, whose translation is MKKFTALCITLLLGVSLLTAHDMFLKLRLYIVEPNTSITVALYNGTFEKSENIITRDRMIDVSMVDPNGKRKSIDKKQWRDGWYETLLDLEMNKTGTHVVGVSTKTNTIELSAEDFNGYLTHDGVTDVLAERKKSGETNQPARELYSKHVKTVIQVGTKRTGSFNANLGYPIEIIPSQNPYKLQKGDEMAFQVLRDGKPVANQLVYASHGDFHGHSDDGSHEEAITTRTDAKGFGKIELIESGEWYIRLIHMVKSDKKDFDYESNWATLTFYIQ
- a CDS encoding sterol desaturase family protein, which translates into the protein MQFYIKSLFFVIPTFIVLILFEAIAAKFKGVEINRSADVISSLSSGITNTIRDGVKFSFAIISYAWLVDHMTVYKLEPVWLAVVIAFMVQDFSGYWMHRLNHRVNIFWNRHIIHHSSEDFNLSCALRQSISNTLRFSAIFMIPAALLGVPAAIFAILGPLHLFMQFWYHTQLIGKLGLLEYILVTPSHHRVHHAINPEYIDKNYSQILIIWDKLFGTFQPELDNVNPVYGTLKQMKTWNPMIINFKHMWHLIKDAWHTERVLDKLRIWFMPTGWRPADVKEKYPLQTIADPKKQIKYNTKNSPLLIAWSWTQLVITNILMFHFFSIIPSFSTTMNYLYAVILIANIFSFTSTLDQRNYALAAESVKLILVFSLLYFQNYNWFGLNGVYVYALILYFITSFLLTVYFKNEKKISSPHPHPA
- a CDS encoding alpha/beta hydrolase codes for the protein MIKLFIIIILILQNIACQEKSTNPKQKIQIQDISIAEVNIGNFVFDCRVAGMSNDGDGVILLHGFPETSHMWIDLMKLISGKGHKVVAPDQRGYSSKARPKQITEYTMKKIVADVFSIADSFEFEKFHLVGHDWGSSIGWGVVALKPDRVLSWTAMSVPHMLAFRTAYQNDKDQRKKSRYFGFFRLPLIPEFYFSFNNYRNLKKIWRKSTDDQIEVYMNVFNQEGALKAALNWYRANIGTKITDDNLITFGEVKTPSQLIWGNKDIALGRTGAELTKKYMMGPYQFVEIDAGHWLIQEAYEEVSVSILDLIERNTIK
- a CDS encoding sulfotransferase family protein, which translates into the protein MKVIGAGFGRTGTLSLKVALELLGFGKCYHMKSVIKRPKHIRAWRDAGRDKPVDWDYIFKKFNATVDFPASLFYNELKTRYPDAKIILTVRDTDSWYQSTVRTIYRVPSTVPVWLQRIIPPMGQFIEMTDLLIWDGLFKGRFSNKEFASRVYQDHIQNVRQTVPEEDLLIFDVKDGWGPLCDFLGVGIPENRPFPHLNTSNRMIMTLYFARLMPYVLVILAVITVGLLFFVR
- a CDS encoding aldehyde dehydrogenase family protein, coding for MSKLELFMVGTTHLDQAIDILKAHKDEWALMPMEERIPYYEGLVSKTAAIAEDWVFAAAKAKSIPTDSPLVGEEWSSGPWAFIYGVDSILGTLRALSQGKPPPIGKVRERSDGQIIANIFPNSIYHRLLLNGIRGEVWMQSEVTRENLHDNMAVAYKNGESKGQLSLVLGAGNVTSIPSLDVLDRLFAHKSVCLLKLHPLNDYLEEFFLEIFQDFISAGFVQIVTGGADIGKYLCGHEYVDHIHITGGDKTYEAIVYGPGPDGQSRKERDEPITNKSMTAELGCVSPVIVVPGPWSEADIKFQAENIASQKMHNGGFNCIASQILVLPGTWDRSKGLLDSVRSTIESMAPREPYYTGAGNRYDAVKNAYPNGELLDEPGECQVPRMLITGLDADDREQYVFNKEVFVGVLGQTALPGADAGEFLQNAVQFCNEKLWGTLGASIIIHPKTMKELGAEFEDAIGDLRYGAIGVNAWCALAFLTAESTWGAFPGHVRSDIQSGTGVVHNSRLFEKPEKTVVYAPFTPFPRNLITGEMHMFPKPPWFVKNKQAHNVSKRFTYFQAKPGPMHLPGLFFYALRG
- a CDS encoding acylhydrolase, with the protein product MLREKSNKLFYAFFLLSIVSAQDTVVSAQDWANFSRYRNENAELALTPSNGNRIVFMGNSITEGWKTIHPEFFSGKPYINRGISGQTTPQMLLRFRADVINLNPELVIILAGTNDIAENTGPSTIEMIANNIISMAELSIINDIKIIICSVLPVYDYTWKTGLNPVEKINALNEIIRNYALNNEIMYLDYYSLMVDDKKGLIKDYTYDGVHPNKNGYKIMSTLAEAAIATTLSKEN